TGGCCGTGAGCCTGGGCGCGCAGGCCGCGGTCACGCCGCTGATGCTCGCCCACTTCAACCAGCTCTCGCTGATCGGCGTCGTGGCCAATCTCGCGGTGGTCCCGCTGGCCGGCATCGCCACCATGCTGGGAATGCTCGCCCTGCTCATGGAGCTGCTCTCCTCCGCGCTGGCCGCGCTCCTGTTCGAGACGCTGTGGCTCGTCCTGGTCGTGCTGCGCGCGATGGTGTCGATCGCCGCCGCCATCCCGGGCGCGATGGCGCATCTGCCCGCCCCGGCCCCCGGCGTCGTCGTCGCCTGGTACGCGGCGCTGGCCCTGGCTCCCCCCGCGGTCGCGTCGACGCGCGCGCGTGTCGTGGTCGAGGCGCTCGCGGTCGTCGTTGCGGTCGCGTCGATCTGGCCGTGGCTCTCGCCCACCGAGGGGATGCTGCGCGTCACCTTCCTCGACGTCGGCCAGGGCGACGCCGCTCTCGTCGAGCTGCCCGACGGGCCCCGTCTCCTCGTCGACGGCGGCCCCGGCGGCGCTCGGCGCTTCGACGTGGGCGAGCGGGTGCTGGCCCCGTTTCTGTGGAACCGGCCGGTCCGGCGCCTGGATGCAGTGGCGCTGTCGCACTGGGACATCGACCACTCCGGCGGGCTGGCCGCCGTGCTCCGACGCTTCCACGTCGGCGAGTTCTGGGAGAGCGGGCGCCCCCCGTCCGGCGCCGCGGACACGGTGGCGGCGCTCGGCCGATCGGGCGCGCCCCGCCGGGCGCTGGCCGCCGGCCAGCGGCTCTGGCTGGGTCGCGCGATGGTCACCGTGCTCGGCCCCGCGACGGGACCGCCGGTGGCGGCCAACGACCAGTCGCTGGTGCTGCGCCTGGACTGGCGCGGTGTCTCCCTGCTGCTGCCGGGCGATCTGGGGGCGCAGGGCGAAGCGGCCTTGCTCGGCCGCGGCGGCCCGCTGCGCGCGCTGGTCCTGAAGGTGGCGCACCACGGCAGCCGCTCGTCGTCGGGGGTGCCGTTCCTTCGCGCCGCGCAGCCGCTGATCGCGGTGGTGTCGGTGGGCGCGCGAAATCCGTTCCGGCATCCGAGCCCCGACGCCCTGGCCCGGCTCGAGGCCGCCGGCGCCCACATCTACCGCACGGATCGCGACGGCGCGGTCATGCTGGAGACCGATGGCCGGGTGCTCCGCGTCACCGCGTGGGCGCGCGGCACGACCGACACGTTCCATCTGGCCGACCCGGAAAACACCACGGCCCCCGGATGATCTCCGGAGGCCGTGAGTGGGACGCGCGGGAAGGCGGGAGGCGGTTATGTCTCGAACGCGCGCTCGTAGTGGGCGCGCAGCCGCTCCAGCTCCTCGGGATCGAGACGCATGCCGAGGGAGAGCCCCATCTCTCCCAGGATGGTCTTGATCTCGTTCAGCGACTTCTTGCCGAAGTTCTTGGTCTTCAGCAGCTCCGACTCGGTCTTCTGCACCAGGTCGGCGATGGTCCGGATGTTCGCGGTCTTGAGGCAGTTGGACGCCCGCACCGACAGCTCCAGCTCGTCGACATTCCGGAAAAGATGCTCGTTCACTTCGCTGCGCACCGGCGGCTCGGTCCCGGTCTCGGTGCCCTCGGCCGGAGGCGGCGCGTCGACCGGAAAGTCGACCAGCAGGGCGAACTGGTCGTCCAGGATGCGGGAGGCGTCGGCGACCGCGACCTCCGGGGTCAGGGTGCCGTTGGTCCACACCTCGAGGATCAGGCGCTCCGCGCCGGAGGGCTCCGCCTCGACGTGGAAGTTCACGCGCTTCACCGGCGAGAAGTCGGCGTCCATCAGCATCGCGTTGATGGGCAGCGCCTCCGGCTCGCGCTTCTCGGCGGGCTGGTAGCCGCGGCCGCGCTCGACGCACACCTCCATCTCGAGGCTGCCGTCCTTGTCCAGGGTGGCGAGGGCCACGTCCGGGGTCAGGACCTCGACGTCCGAGTCGGGCTCGAAGTCCCGCGCGGTCACCGTGCGCACGCCCTGGGCCTTCAGCCGGAGCAGCTTCGGACGGTTCACGTGCAGCGTGAACACCAGCTGGCGGAGATTGAGAATGATGTCCAGGGTGTCTTCCCGCACGCCGGTGAGATGCGAGAACTCGTGGAGCACGCCCTCGATCTTGACCCAGGTGGGAGCGGCGCCCGCGATGGAGGACAGCAGCACCCGACGGTAGGCATTGCCCGCGGTCAACGCGAAGCCCGGCTCGAACGGCTCGATGGCGATCTTCCCGTAGGCACGCTCCCGGGCGAGCCACTCGTGACGGACTGGAAGCATCAGCTCCTGCATTGGGGTTCCTCCTCGGAAAATGAGGGGCGGCGTTGGCCCCGGCCGATCATTATACCAGGGAACTCCGGGGCCGCCAGCGTTCGCGGACCCGCAGTTTGACTGAGAAACGAAGCCCGGCCAATATGGGGAAATCATGATGGAGCGCCCGAGATCGCTGACGGTCTGGGGCCGAGGGCCCCGTCCCGGTCCCACCTGGCGCACCGCGGTCGGCTTCGGGCTGGTGGTCTTGATCCTCGCCCTGCTGCTCGAGGGCTGGTGGATCCTGACCGTTCCCGGCCCGCTCCGCGCCCGCCCCCGGGTCGTCGAGATCCCGGCCCACAAGGGTGTGGTGGAGGTCGCGGAGATCCTCGACGACGCCGGGGTCATTCGCAGCCGGGTGGGCTTCGTCCTCCTGAGCCTCGCCCGGGGCAGCTTCCGCAGCCTGAAGGCCGGCGAATATCAGATCCCGGCCGGCACCAACACGGTGCGCGTGCTCGAGCTGATGGAAGGCGGCCAGGTGTTCCAGCACATGGTGGTCTTCCAGGAAGGGAGCACCCTCGGCGAGCTGGCGCGCCAGCTCCAGATCGAGCGGCTGGCCGCGGCCGAGGACATCCTGCGGGTCGGCAAGGATCCCGTCTTCCTGAAGACGCTCGACATCCAGGCCGACTCGGTCGAGGGGTATCTCTTTCCCGACACCTATCAGTTCGTGAAGGGCATGACACCGGAGGAGGTTCTGGCCCGCATGGTCGCGCGCATGCGCGAGAAGATCTCGCCGGAGCTCCTGCTGGAGGCGCGGCACCGTGATCTCACCGTGCACCAGCTGCTGACGCTGGCCTCCATCATCGAGAAGGAGGCGGTGGAGCCGGCCGAGATGCCGCTCATCTCCGCGGTGTTCTGGAACCGGCTCAAGCGGGACATGCCGCTGCAGGCCGATCCGACCGTGCAGTACGCGGTGGGCAAGGACCGCAAGCGGCTCACCCGCGAGGATCTCCAGGCCGACTCGCCGTACAACACGTATCGCCGCCAGGGGCTGCCGCCGGGTCCCATCGCGAGCCCCGGCCGCGCCGCCATCCAGGCCGCCGCGCGACCGGCCTCGGTGGGCTACCTGTACTTCGTGGCCACCGACGACCGCCACCACCAGTTCTCGACGAACCTGGCCGACCACAACGCGGCGGTGGCCCGCTACCGCCTCGCGCGCACGAACACGAAGTAGCCGCCGCGGGCGCGTCGAGTATCCGGGCCCGGGCGGGCGCCAGAGCGTCTCCTCCGGGCGGGGGCTCGTGCTATCCTCGCGCCGTATGGCCTCGGGCGACGATTCCTCCACCCTTTCGGTGCTGCCGTCCGCCGCGGCGGCGACGCCCCGTCGTCGCGCGCCGGAGGGGTTCCCCCTGCTCTATCACGTGTTTCGCGCCACCTCGGGCCTGCTGCTGCGCGGGCTGTTCGACCTGCGCGTGCACGGCATCGAGCACCTGCCGGAGTCGGGCTCGTTCATCCTGGCCGCCAACCACCACAACTACCTCGACGGCGTGGTGCTGGGCGTCGCGGTGCCGCGGCCCATCTCGTTCCTGGTCATGCCGCGCGTGTTCCGGGCCACGCCGCTGCATCCGCCGATTCACCGCCGTATCGGCTCGATCCCGGTGAACCTCGAGCGGCCGGATCCGGGGGCGATCAAGCGGGTGCTCCGCGTGCTGGAGGCGGGGCGCGTCGTCGGCATCTTCCCCGAGGGCCCGTTCAGTCAGGAAGGGCGGCTCGTGCGCGGCCAGCCGGGCGCGGCGATGATCGCGCTGCGCGCCGGGGTGCCCATCGTGCCCGCGGCCATCGCGGGCACCTACGAGGCGCTGCGGGCGCGGCGCTTCTACCTGCCGCGACGGCATCCCGTCTCCGTCCGCTTCGGCGCGCCGCTCTACTTCGAGCGTCTGCGCCATCGGCCGGCCGCGCGCGCGGTGCGCGAGGAGATCACCCACCGCATCATGTCGGAGATCGCCGCGCTCCTCCGTACCGCCCCCGAGCCCGCCGCGGCCGCCGGCCGGGCGGGCGTGTCGTGACCGCCGCGGGCCCGCCGCCGGGGAAGGCCTGGGCCGGGCGCTTCGCGCAGGGGGCCGATCCCGCCGCCGAGGCCTTCACCTCCTCGCTGTCGTTCGATCGGCGTCTCTGGCCGTACGATCTCACCGGCAGCGCGGCGTGGGCGCGCGCGCTGGCCCGGGCCAAGCTGATCACCGACGCGGAGCTGGAGAGCCTCCTCGCCGGGCTCGACGCGGTCCGCGCGGAGCTGGAGGGCGGCGCGTTCCCGTTCCGGCGCGAGCTGGAAGACATCCACATGAACGTGGAGCGGCGGCTCGTCGAGCTGGCGGGGCCGGTCGGCGGCAAGCTCCACACCGGTCGCTCCCGCAACGACCAGGTCGCGCTCGACGAGCGGCTCTACCTGCGCGACATCCTCGATCACGTGGACGCGGGCCTCCGCGAGGTCCAGGGCGCGCTGCTCGCGCAGGCCGAGCAGCACCGCGAGGCGCCGATGCCGGGCTACACCCACCTGCAGCGCGCCCAGCCGGTCCTGCTCGCGCACCACCTGCTCGCCTACGTGTTCATGCTCGAGCGCGACCGGCAGCGCTTTCGCGAGGGCCGCGCGCGCGTCAACGTCATGCCCCTGGGCGCAGCGGCCCTCGCGGGCGCGGCCTTCGCCATCGACCGCGAGGTCCTGGCCCGCGATCTGGGCTTCAGCGCGCCCAGCCCCAACAGCATGGACGCGGTGGCCGATCGCGACTACGTCGTCGAGTTCCTCGGGAGCGCGGCGATCTTCGGCATGCACTGCTCGCGCCTCGCCGCCGATCTGACCTTGTGGGCGACCGCCGAGTTCGGCTTCGTGGAGTTCGCGGACGCCTTCGCCACCGGCTCGTCGATCATGCCGCAGAAGAAGAATCCCGACGTGGCCGAGCTGATGCGCGGCAAGTCCGGGCGGCTCTACGGCAACCTCACCGCGGTGCTGACCACCATGAAGGGGCTGCCGCTGACCTACAACTCCGACATGCAGGAGGACAAGGAGCCGCTCTTCGACACGGTGGACACGCTCGAGGGGATCTTCCGCGTGCTGCCGCCGATGCTCCGATCGCTGACCTTCCGAACCGAGCGCATGCGCGAGGCGGCCGGCGCGCACTATTCCACCGCCACCGATCTCGCCGACTACCTGGTGCGCCAGGGCCTGCCCTTCCGCGAGGCCCACGAGGTGGTGGGTCGAGCGGTGCGGCACGCGATCGCGAAGGGCTGCGAGCTGGCCGACGTGCCGCTGGAGGAGCTGCGCGGGTTCTCCGCCCTGATCGGCCGCGACGTCTACCCGGCCCTCACCGTGGAAGCCTCGCTGCGGGCGCGCGCGGTGATCGGCGGGACCGCGCCCGACGCGGTCCGCCAGCAGCTCGCGCACGCGAAGGCCCTGCTCGAGCGCGACGCCTCGTCGTGAGGCCGAGCGCCCGATCCCTCCTGGCCGTCCTGTTCGCGGTCGTCACGCTGGCCGCCTGCGGCAAGAAGGGCCCGCCGGTGGCTCCGGAGCTGCGCGTGCCCGCCATGCCCGCGGCGCTGCGCGGCTCGGTGGACGGCGAGAGCATCGTGGTCTCGTGGACCCAGCCCGACACCCGGCTCGACGGCACCAAGCTGCGCACGGTCGATCGCTATACGCTCTACCGGCGGGAGGAAGCCGACGCCGGCCCGCCGAAGTCGGCGATGCTCTCGCACGGCCGCGTGGTGGGCTACGACGAGATCGCGACGATCCGAACGGACGCGCCGGCGCCCGCGGTGGTCCAGGGCTCGTCGGTGACGTGGGTGGACCGCCGCGCCCTGTCGGTGGGTCGCCGCTACGTGTATGTCGTCACCGCGGAGGATTCGATCGGCCGGAGCAGCGCGCCCTCGGAGCGCCTCGTGGTGCCGTTCCTGGCCGCGCCGCAGCCCCCCGCCGACGTCAGCGCCGAGCCGGGAGACCGGCGCGTGACCCTCACGTGGCAGCCGCCGCCCGCGCTGATCGACGGCTCGCCGGTCACCGGCGAGATCAAGTACGTCGTGCTCCGCGGCA
The sequence above is a segment of the Candidatus Methylomirabilota bacterium genome. Coding sequences within it:
- a CDS encoding DNA internalization-related competence protein ComEC/Rec2: MIDRLVPAAPLLPPTAAVAAGIAAGSWWAIPPATLLAAGALALLASILLAPRMPRVALTLVLSGIAVLGALRAAPAPLADDHLARRAPPRSVTVEARLAQEPVRWAPDRTRLLLDVLAMHAGPERLPASGRVQITVYGEIAARLGEGQRVIVDARLHPPIGYRNPGGFDYPAHLRRDGILLVGNARADRLVALAPDTPPWPVAVKRWAVSVITARLPETSGALLAGLLMGERSQLPPESDEAFRRAGVYHILAVSGFNVALLAGAIFAGLAMCGVPRRGAAVAAAAALIGFALVVGGQPSVLRATLMGLLLLAALLLDRESQLMNALAAAALALLVWRPGDLWEPGFQLSFAATAGIIYVTPWLAAILTERGWPAWLATAVAVSLGAQAAVTPLMLAHFNQLSLIGVVANLAVVPLAGIATMLGMLALLMELLSSALAALLFETLWLVLVVLRAMVSIAAAIPGAMAHLPAPAPGVVVAWYAALALAPPAVASTRARVVVEALAVVVAVASIWPWLSPTEGMLRVTFLDVGQGDAALVELPDGPRLLVDGGPGGARRFDVGERVLAPFLWNRPVRRLDAVALSHWDIDHSGGLAAVLRRFHVGEFWESGRPPSGAADTVAALGRSGAPRRALAAGQRLWLGRAMVTVLGPATGPPVAANDQSLVLRLDWRGVSLLLPGDLGAQGEAALLGRGGPLRALVLKVAHHGSRSSSGVPFLRAAQPLIAVVSVGARNPFRHPSPDALARLEAAGAHIYRTDRDGAVMLETDGRVLRVTAWARGTTDTFHLADPENTTAPG
- a CDS encoding DNA-directed RNA polymerase subunit alpha, which produces MQELMLPVRHEWLARERAYGKIAIEPFEPGFALTAGNAYRRVLLSSIAGAAPTWVKIEGVLHEFSHLTGVREDTLDIILNLRQLVFTLHVNRPKLLRLKAQGVRTVTARDFEPDSDVEVLTPDVALATLDKDGSLEMEVCVERGRGYQPAEKREPEALPINAMLMDADFSPVKRVNFHVEAEPSGAERLILEVWTNGTLTPEVAVADASRILDDQFALLVDFPVDAPPPAEGTETGTEPPVRSEVNEHLFRNVDELELSVRASNCLKTANIRTIADLVQKTESELLKTKNFGKKSLNEIKTILGEMGLSLGMRLDPEELERLRAHYERAFET
- the mltG gene encoding endolytic transglycosylase MltG, with amino-acid sequence MMERPRSLTVWGRGPRPGPTWRTAVGFGLVVLILALLLEGWWILTVPGPLRARPRVVEIPAHKGVVEVAEILDDAGVIRSRVGFVLLSLARGSFRSLKAGEYQIPAGTNTVRVLELMEGGQVFQHMVVFQEGSTLGELARQLQIERLAAAEDILRVGKDPVFLKTLDIQADSVEGYLFPDTYQFVKGMTPEEVLARMVARMREKISPELLLEARHRDLTVHQLLTLASIIEKEAVEPAEMPLISAVFWNRLKRDMPLQADPTVQYAVGKDRKRLTREDLQADSPYNTYRRQGLPPGPIASPGRAAIQAAARPASVGYLYFVATDDRHHQFSTNLADHNAAVARYRLARTNTK
- a CDS encoding lysophospholipid acyltransferase family protein, coding for MLPSAAAATPRRRAPEGFPLLYHVFRATSGLLLRGLFDLRVHGIEHLPESGSFILAANHHNYLDGVVLGVAVPRPISFLVMPRVFRATPLHPPIHRRIGSIPVNLERPDPGAIKRVLRVLEAGRVVGIFPEGPFSQEGRLVRGQPGAAMIALRAGVPIVPAAIAGTYEALRARRFYLPRRHPVSVRFGAPLYFERLRHRPAARAVREEITHRIMSEIAALLRTAPEPAAAAGRAGVS
- the argH gene encoding argininosuccinate lyase; amino-acid sequence: MTAAGPPPGKAWAGRFAQGADPAAEAFTSSLSFDRRLWPYDLTGSAAWARALARAKLITDAELESLLAGLDAVRAELEGGAFPFRRELEDIHMNVERRLVELAGPVGGKLHTGRSRNDQVALDERLYLRDILDHVDAGLREVQGALLAQAEQHREAPMPGYTHLQRAQPVLLAHHLLAYVFMLERDRQRFREGRARVNVMPLGAAALAGAAFAIDREVLARDLGFSAPSPNSMDAVADRDYVVEFLGSAAIFGMHCSRLAADLTLWATAEFGFVEFADAFATGSSIMPQKKNPDVAELMRGKSGRLYGNLTAVLTTMKGLPLTYNSDMQEDKEPLFDTVDTLEGIFRVLPPMLRSLTFRTERMREAAGAHYSTATDLADYLVRQGLPFREAHEVVGRAVRHAIAKGCELADVPLEELRGFSALIGRDVYPALTVEASLRARAVIGGTAPDAVRQQLAHAKALLERDASS